The following are encoded together in the Parabacteroides chongii genome:
- a CDS encoding response regulator transcription factor: MNLLIIEDEVDLLESVRDFLLSEAFTVECVTSFQTAEEKIEMYDYDCVVVDINLPGGSGLDIIRILKRKNKDAGIIVISARNSLDDKLTGLDIGADDYLTKPFHLSELNARIKSIIRRRGLKGTNIRRFNELTIEFDNRRLHVNGLEVVLTRKEYDLLLYFIMNEDKVLSKEDIAEHLWGDNMSLSADSFSFIYNHIKNLRKKLMDNGSGDYIKSVYGIGYKFSE, translated from the coding sequence GATGAAGTCGATTTGCTGGAGTCTGTCAGAGACTTTCTGTTGTCGGAAGCATTTACGGTAGAGTGCGTGACTTCTTTTCAAACGGCGGAAGAGAAAATAGAGATGTATGACTATGACTGTGTCGTTGTAGACATAAACCTGCCGGGTGGGAGCGGACTGGATATTATTCGTATATTGAAAAGGAAGAATAAGGATGCGGGTATTATTGTTATCTCCGCCAGAAATTCTTTGGATGATAAACTGACAGGTCTGGATATTGGTGCAGATGATTATCTTACCAAGCCTTTCCATCTTTCGGAACTGAATGCACGTATTAAATCCATTATACGCCGTCGCGGATTAAAGGGAACGAATATTAGAAGATTTAACGAGTTGACCATTGAATTTGATAATCGCCGGCTTCATGTGAACGGACTGGAGGTCGTATTGACCCGTAAAGAGTACGACCTGTTGCTTTATTTTATAATGAATGAAGATAAAGTGCTGAGTAAGGAGGATATAGCCGAACATTTGTGGGGAGATAATATGAGTCTGTCTGCCGATTCGTTCAGCTTTATTTATAATCATATCAAGAATCTCCGGAAGAAACTGATGGATAACGGGAGCGGCGATTACATCAAGTCGGTGTATGGGATCGGATATAAATTTTCAGAGTGA